Proteins co-encoded in one Armatimonadota bacterium genomic window:
- the trxA gene encoding thioredoxin: protein MAKPVAVTEQTFEQEVLQADLPVLVDFWAEWCGPCRLIAPIVEELAGEYAGRLKVVKVDVDDNQHLAMRYSIMSIPTLGVFKGGQMVERIVGYMPKAELKRRIEGALQTKVG, encoded by the coding sequence ATGGCTAAGCCCGTAGCGGTGACGGAGCAGACGTTCGAGCAGGAAGTGCTGCAGGCCGACCTGCCGGTGCTGGTGGACTTCTGGGCGGAGTGGTGTGGACCATGTCGGTTGATCGCGCCCATCGTGGAGGAGCTAGCCGGCGAGTACGCCGGCCGCCTGAAAGTCGTCAAGGTGGACGTCGATGACAACCAGCACCTGGCCATGCGTTACAGCATCATGAGCATTCCTACCCTGGGAGTGTTCAAGGGCGGGCAGATGGTCGAGCGGATCGTCGGCTACATGCCCAAGGCAGAGTTGAAGCGCCGCATCGAGGGCGCGCTCCAGACCAAGGTCGGGTAA
- a CDS encoding tetratricopeptide repeat protein, producing the protein MSEGSDRAAHHLDEGERHLEAGEWEAAEAAFRRAIESDGSSHVAYSKLGVALARQRRLDEAEQAFAKAVSLNPRYAPAWSNLGNVYRETGRLDQALEAYQRAIAVDPDYWIAHQNLGGLYKQLGRTAEAIASLRRATKLSLRASVRPPRAGEGRRMGCVGMVVMVFAVAVGIATLLAARF; encoded by the coding sequence ATGTCCGAGGGGTCCGATCGCGCGGCACACCATCTCGACGAGGGGGAGCGGCACCTCGAGGCCGGCGAGTGGGAAGCGGCAGAGGCTGCCTTTCGGCGTGCCATCGAGAGCGATGGGTCGTCCCACGTCGCCTATAGCAAGCTAGGGGTCGCGCTGGCCCGGCAGCGGCGGTTGGACGAAGCCGAGCAGGCGTTCGCGAAGGCGGTGAGCCTCAACCCGCGGTACGCCCCTGCCTGGAGCAACCTGGGGAACGTTTACCGCGAGACCGGCCGCCTGGACCAAGCCCTGGAGGCCTATCAACGCGCCATCGCCGTAGATCCCGACTACTGGATTGCGCACCAAAACCTTGGGGGGTTGTACAAGCAGCTGGGTCGCACCGCCGAGGCGATCGCGTCGTTGCGGAGAGCGACTAAGTTGTCGCTGCGGGCCAGCGTGCGGCCGCCCCGGGCAGGTGAAGGGCGCCGCATGGGCTGCGTGGGTATGGTAGTGATGGTCTTCGCCGTGGCGGTGGGGATCGCTACACTACTGGCTGCGCGGTTCTGA
- a CDS encoding reverse transcriptase-like protein — protein MVAPRPVGDPLHVTAAARPAPDGRLTLAVVLRDPDRGARRVLVHTVHPNRTPAAHRAVLAALWAARRAGARRVVVEVDNGEVVAQVTGQVEAPPTAVVAVLQSRALLNAFDTATLRCIPDEENDAVFAAAAVRGAREPIYRDLPLWATF, from the coding sequence GTGGTAGCACCGCGACCTGTCGGTGACCCGCTGCATGTCACAGCCGCCGCGCGCCCGGCACCTGATGGGCGTCTGACCCTTGCGGTCGTGCTCAGGGACCCTGACCGCGGCGCGCGTCGCGTGCTGGTTCATACCGTGCATCCCAACCGCACGCCAGCGGCGCACCGGGCCGTGCTGGCTGCGCTGTGGGCAGCCCGGCGGGCCGGAGCGCGCCGGGTGGTCGTTGAGGTCGATAACGGCGAGGTGGTGGCGCAGGTGACCGGGCAGGTGGAAGCACCACCGACCGCTGTGGTGGCGGTGCTCCAAAGCCGTGCGTTGCTCAACGCGTTCGATACGGCGACACTCCGGTGCATCCCGGACGAAGAGAATGACGCCGTCTTTGCGGCCGCAGCCGTGAGGGGCGCGCGCGAGCCCATCTACCGCGACCTGCCGTTGTGGGCAACCTTCTGA
- the lexA gene encoding transcriptional repressor LexA yields MRTELTRRQREIFEYVVDSIKRRGIVPSVREIGAALGAHSPSTVHHHLVALERKGYLRRGSDRMRVLEITDRRWPASDEVALVPLVGRVAAGAPVLADEHVEEMIPVPRRFVGWTEQSFLLTVRGDSMVGAGIYDGDLVIVRCQDTASPGDIVVALLGDEATVKRLACRDGQPYLQAENPAYPPVLGPFEILGKVVGLLRRYPVGGAI; encoded by the coding sequence GTGCGAACAGAACTGACTCGCCGCCAGCGCGAGATCTTCGAATACGTGGTGGACAGCATCAAACGGAGGGGCATCGTGCCGTCGGTCCGTGAGATTGGAGCTGCGCTTGGGGCGCACTCGCCGTCTACCGTGCACCACCATCTGGTGGCGCTGGAACGCAAGGGGTACCTCCGCCGTGGCAGCGACCGCATGCGCGTGCTGGAGATCACCGACCGCCGTTGGCCCGCGAGCGACGAGGTGGCGCTGGTGCCTCTGGTGGGCCGCGTGGCGGCCGGCGCGCCCGTTCTGGCCGATGAGCACGTGGAGGAGATGATCCCTGTCCCCAGACGGTTCGTGGGCTGGACGGAGCAGAGCTTCCTCCTCACCGTGCGCGGCGACAGCATGGTCGGGGCCGGGATCTACGACGGCGACCTCGTGATCGTGCGATGTCAGGATACGGCATCACCGGGCGACATTGTCGTGGCCCTGTTGGGCGACGAGGCGACGGTCAAGCGGCTCGCGTGCCGCGACGGGCAGCCCTATTTGCAGGCGGAGAACCCCGCGTACCCCCCGGTCCTCGGCCCATTCGAGATCCTGGGGAAAGTCGTGGGGTTGCTACGCCGGTACCCCGTCGGAGGGGCGATATGA
- a CDS encoding threonine/serine dehydratase — MSLPTIDDVRAAAARIARDARRTPLHPFDGADGILLKLESLQPTGSFKVRGAANHMRALGPRLRGVVTASSGNHGQAVAYVASRMGLPAVVVVPETVTAPKAAGIARWGAEVIRCGTTAAERLELANALARERGLHVVPPFDDPLVIAGQGTCGLEIAEQAVDVSVVVVPVSGGGLLSGVALAVKTLRPEVRVVGVEPQNVARFAASRAAGARVTVPSTETVCDGLRVQQPGALPWELVAHYVDEFVAVDDAAVLRAVGRLWREARLVVEPSGAIAVAALLEGRVVERPAVAVVSGGNLDPALVVRSKSEEMLVP; from the coding sequence GTGAGCTTGCCGACTATCGACGACGTCCGGGCCGCGGCGGCGCGCATCGCCCGAGACGCGCGGCGGACTCCCCTCCATCCGTTCGACGGTGCCGACGGCATTCTGCTCAAGCTGGAGAGCCTGCAGCCAACGGGGTCGTTCAAGGTGCGCGGCGCGGCCAACCACATGCGCGCGCTGGGACCCAGGCTGCGCGGTGTCGTGACGGCGTCGTCGGGGAACCATGGGCAGGCCGTGGCCTACGTGGCCTCTCGTATGGGGCTGCCGGCGGTTGTCGTGGTCCCGGAGACGGTCACGGCGCCCAAGGCGGCCGGTATCGCGCGCTGGGGCGCCGAGGTGATCCGCTGCGGCACCACGGCAGCCGAGCGGCTCGAGCTCGCGAACGCCCTGGCTCGCGAGCGGGGGCTGCACGTGGTCCCTCCGTTCGACGATCCGCTGGTCATCGCGGGTCAGGGCACCTGCGGGCTGGAGATCGCCGAGCAGGCGGTGGACGTCTCAGTTGTGGTCGTACCGGTGAGCGGGGGCGGCCTGCTCTCGGGGGTTGCGCTGGCTGTCAAGACCCTGCGTCCGGAGGTACGGGTCGTAGGGGTCGAACCGCAGAACGTCGCACGGTTCGCTGCCTCTCGCGCTGCCGGGGCGCGGGTGACGGTGCCGTCGACCGAGACGGTCTGCGACGGCCTGCGTGTGCAGCAGCCCGGGGCGTTGCCGTGGGAACTGGTGGCGCATTATGTCGACGAGTTCGTCGCGGTGGACGACGCAGCCGTGTTGAGGGCGGTCGGGCGACTGTGGCGGGAGGCGCGACTTGTCGTTGAGCCTTCGGGGGCCATCGCTGTGGCCGCGCTTCTCGAGGGGCGGGTGGTCGAGCGACCGGCGGTGGCCGTCGTCAGTGGGGGGAACCTCGATCCCGCGCTGGTAGTGCGCTCGAAGTCGGAGGAAATGCTGGTTCCATAA
- the gcvPB gene encoding aminomethyl-transferring glycine dehydrogenase subunit GcvPB → MTQRDFPLIFELSRPGRVAVAAPEADVPDVPLEQIVEPSLVRRDPADLPEVSEPDLVRHYTRLSQRNYAIDVGFYPLGSCTMKYNPKVNEDAARLPGFARLHPNVPDDLAQGALQLLWELEQMLCEISGMDRVTFQPAAGAHGELTALMMIRAYHEDRGDRRTRVIVPDSAHGTNPASAAMCGYTVVTVPSDRRGNIDVDALRQVADASVAALMLTNPNTLGLFEERIVEVAEIVHGCGALLYLDGANFNAVLGVTRPGDQGFDVMHMNVHKTFSTPHGGGGPGAGPVAVKAFLAPYLPVPTVERDGDRFRLDYARPKAIGRVRAFHGNFGVLVRAYAYLRAYGPLLRQVSEAAVVNANYLLTRLREYFDVPYDRPCMHEFVLSGRRQKAQHGVRTLDIAKRLLDYGYHAPTIYFPLIVDEAIMIEPAETESRQTLDAFADALIQVAEECARDPETVRTAPHRTVVARLDEVAAARHPNLRWRGPVRAASTR, encoded by the coding sequence ATGACGCAGCGGGACTTCCCCCTGATCTTCGAGCTCAGCCGCCCCGGCCGGGTGGCGGTCGCTGCACCGGAGGCCGACGTCCCCGACGTCCCGCTCGAGCAGATCGTCGAACCTTCGCTGGTGCGGCGTGATCCCGCCGACCTGCCCGAGGTCAGCGAGCCGGATCTCGTGCGGCACTACACGAGGCTCTCGCAGCGGAACTATGCGATCGACGTCGGCTTCTACCCTCTGGGGTCCTGCACCATGAAGTACAACCCGAAGGTCAACGAGGACGCGGCGCGCCTGCCGGGCTTCGCGCGCCTGCACCCCAACGTGCCCGACGACCTCGCGCAGGGTGCGCTCCAGCTGTTGTGGGAGCTGGAGCAGATGCTGTGCGAGATCAGCGGCATGGATCGGGTGACCTTCCAGCCTGCGGCCGGTGCCCACGGGGAGCTGACCGCCCTGATGATGATCCGCGCCTACCACGAGGACCGCGGGGACCGGCGCACACGGGTGATCGTCCCGGATTCCGCCCACGGGACCAATCCCGCGTCGGCCGCGATGTGCGGCTACACCGTGGTGACGGTCCCCAGCGACCGCCGGGGCAACATCGACGTCGATGCTCTGCGGCAGGTGGCGGACGCCTCGGTGGCGGCCCTCATGCTGACCAACCCGAACACGCTGGGGCTCTTCGAGGAACGTATCGTCGAGGTGGCCGAGATCGTCCACGGGTGCGGTGCGCTGCTCTACCTGGACGGAGCCAACTTCAACGCGGTGCTGGGCGTGACCCGACCGGGCGACCAGGGCTTCGACGTGATGCACATGAACGTCCACAAGACGTTCTCGACCCCCCACGGCGGCGGCGGGCCGGGGGCAGGACCGGTGGCGGTGAAAGCGTTCCTGGCGCCGTACCTGCCGGTGCCGACCGTGGAACGCGACGGGGATCGGTTCCGCCTCGACTACGCCAGGCCCAAGGCGATCGGACGGGTGCGGGCGTTTCACGGGAACTTCGGGGTGTTGGTGCGGGCCTACGCCTACCTGCGGGCCTACGGCCCCCTGCTGCGCCAGGTCTCCGAAGCGGCGGTCGTGAACGCCAACTACCTGCTGACCCGGCTGCGGGAGTACTTCGACGTGCCCTACGACCGACCGTGTATGCACGAGTTCGTGCTCTCGGGTCGCCGGCAGAAGGCGCAGCATGGGGTGCGGACGCTCGACATCGCCAAGCGGCTGCTGGACTACGGTTACCACGCGCCGACGATCTACTTCCCGTTGATCGTCGACGAGGCGATCATGATCGAACCTGCGGAAACCGAGAGTCGCCAGACGCTCGATGCTTTTGCCGACGCGTTGATTCAGGTTGCCGAGGAGTGCGCCCGCGATCCTGAGACCGTCCGCACGGCGCCTCACCGGACGGTCGTGGCGCGACTCGACGAGGTTGCCGCAGCCCGTCACCCCAACCTGCGCTGGCGCGGCCCGGTGCGCGCCGCCAGTACGCGGTGA
- the gcvPA gene encoding aminomethyl-transferring glycine dehydrogenase subunit GcvPA, with the protein MNAAWHSHRYLPMTAQERDEMLRAIGVASVDELLADIPAGVRLSRPLHLPPPMADVDLLAHLRGLAERNGHADRLVCFLGGGAYDHWIPSVVWHLAGRAEFYTAYTPYQAEIMQGELQATYEYQTMLCELTGMDVANASMYDGASATGEAAVMARDLTRRNEIVVSTAVHPHYREVLRTYTRHLGMHVREVPYEDGVTSVARAREALGARTAALVIQFPNVFGCIEDGPALARVAHDAGALLITAVAEPLSLGLLAPPGHWGADIVAGEGQPLGNFLNFGGPYLGMLATRDAFVRRMPGRLVGATVDRHGRRGFVLTLQTREQHIRREKATSNICTNEALNALAAAIYMAAVGKSGLRQIAEVNARRAHYARSRLCAIPGVRAGFDAPVFNEFVLRLPVPPAEVNARLLDRGILGGLPLGLWYPELADAWLVCVTEARTRAQIDALVDAVAEVVTR; encoded by the coding sequence ATGAACGCCGCCTGGCATTCTCATCGTTATCTGCCGATGACCGCGCAGGAGCGGGACGAGATGCTCCGCGCGATCGGCGTGGCGTCGGTGGACGAGTTGCTCGCCGACATCCCGGCCGGCGTGCGGCTGAGCCGGCCCCTGCACCTTCCGCCGCCGATGGCCGATGTCGACCTGCTGGCGCACCTGCGCGGGCTGGCAGAGCGCAACGGTCATGCCGATCGTCTGGTGTGTTTCCTGGGGGGTGGCGCCTACGACCACTGGATCCCCAGCGTAGTGTGGCACCTGGCCGGGCGGGCGGAGTTCTACACCGCCTACACCCCCTACCAGGCCGAGATCATGCAGGGGGAACTGCAGGCCACCTACGAGTACCAGACGATGCTCTGTGAGCTCACCGGCATGGACGTGGCCAATGCGTCGATGTACGACGGCGCCAGCGCCACAGGGGAGGCTGCGGTGATGGCGCGCGACCTCACCCGTCGGAACGAGATCGTGGTTTCGACGGCCGTGCACCCCCACTACCGGGAGGTCCTGCGGACGTACACCCGGCACCTGGGCATGCACGTCCGAGAGGTGCCCTACGAGGATGGCGTGACATCGGTCGCCCGGGCCCGGGAGGCTCTCGGGGCGCGGACGGCGGCCCTCGTCATCCAGTTCCCCAACGTCTTTGGCTGCATCGAAGACGGTCCGGCCCTCGCCCGGGTGGCGCACGACGCCGGCGCCTTGTTGATCACTGCGGTCGCCGAGCCGCTCAGTCTGGGGTTGCTGGCTCCCCCTGGCCACTGGGGCGCCGACATCGTGGCGGGCGAAGGGCAGCCGCTGGGCAACTTCCTCAACTTCGGAGGGCCCTACTTGGGAATGCTCGCGACACGGGACGCGTTCGTGCGACGGATGCCCGGACGTCTCGTGGGTGCCACCGTCGACCGGCACGGCCGGAGGGGGTTCGTCCTGACGCTGCAGACACGGGAGCAGCACATCCGGCGGGAGAAGGCCACGAGCAACATCTGCACCAACGAAGCGCTGAACGCCCTGGCGGCCGCGATCTACATGGCGGCGGTGGGCAAGTCCGGGCTGCGGCAGATCGCCGAGGTGAACGCCCGGCGAGCCCACTATGCCCGCAGCCGCCTGTGTGCCATCCCCGGGGTGCGGGCCGGGTTCGACGCGCCCGTATTCAACGAGTTCGTCCTGCGCCTGCCCGTGCCGCCCGCGGAGGTGAACGCTCGCCTGCTCGACCGCGGGATCCTGGGCGGCCTGCCCCTGGGCCTCTGGTACCCGGAGTTGGCCGACGCCTGGCTGGTCTGCGTGACCGAAGCGCGTACACGGGCGCAGATCGATGCCCTGGTCGACGCCGTCGCCGAGGTCGTGACGCGATGA
- the gcvH gene encoding glycine cleavage system protein GcvH yields the protein MYPDDRRYTREHEWAKREDGRVRVGITRFAAERLSDVVYIELPTVGTEVRAMQPFGVVESVKAASDLYAPVSGRVVEVNADLLEHPERINQDPHGDAWLIVVEPANDTEWDQLLTAEAYAALVAAEGA from the coding sequence ATGTATCCTGACGACCGACGGTACACCCGCGAGCACGAGTGGGCAAAACGCGAGGACGGACGCGTGCGCGTGGGCATCACACGGTTTGCTGCGGAGCGTCTCTCGGATGTGGTGTACATCGAGCTGCCGACAGTAGGCACGGAAGTACGAGCGATGCAGCCCTTTGGGGTGGTGGAGTCGGTGAAGGCCGCCAGCGACCTGTACGCGCCGGTCTCAGGGCGCGTGGTTGAGGTGAACGCAGACCTCCTGGAGCACCCGGAGCGAATCAACCAGGATCCCCATGGTGACGCATGGTTGATCGTGGTGGAACCCGCCAACGACACAGAGTGGGACCAGCTGCTGACCGCGGAAGCGTACGCTGCGCTGGTAGCCGCGGAGGGCGCATGA
- the gcvT gene encoding glycine cleavage system aminomethyltransferase GcvT has protein sequence MSALRQTSLHAAHRAAGARLVPFAGWEMPLQYVGIVAEHVAVRTRAGLFDVSHMGQIRVEGREALEVVQRVITNDASRLSVGRGLYTPMCLPSGGIVDDVTVFRVAEDVYLFVVNAARRERDVAWITEHAAGATATVHDVSDATALLALQGPRAAAILARVADGEVTVLPRFHALDDVRIAGVPAWVSRTGYTGEDGFELAVPWDEAPRVWYALLEAGQPEGLVPAGLGARDTLRLEAGYMLYGNDIDETTTPLEAPLAWTVKFDKGEFVGREALIRQHTEGVTRRLVGFEVVDRAIARAHQGIWAEGVRIGRVTSGTFAPTLQRPIGLGYVPVAYAAVGTRLEIEARGTYVPARVVSLPFYRRPTH, from the coding sequence GTGAGCGCGTTGCGGCAGACGTCCTTGCACGCGGCGCACCGTGCGGCGGGCGCGCGCCTGGTGCCGTTCGCGGGGTGGGAGATGCCGCTCCAGTACGTGGGGATCGTCGCAGAACACGTGGCGGTGCGCACGCGGGCAGGCCTGTTCGACGTCTCGCACATGGGGCAGATCCGGGTGGAGGGGCGGGAGGCACTGGAGGTGGTCCAGCGGGTGATCACCAACGACGCCAGCCGCCTGTCCGTTGGCCGCGGGTTGTACACGCCCATGTGTCTCCCGTCGGGCGGCATCGTTGACGACGTGACGGTGTTCCGGGTGGCGGAGGACGTCTATCTGTTCGTGGTGAACGCGGCCCGTCGGGAGCGCGACGTGGCGTGGATCACCGAACACGCGGCGGGGGCGACCGCTACTGTGCACGACGTGTCGGATGCGACAGCGTTGCTGGCATTGCAGGGACCGCGGGCGGCGGCGATCCTGGCGCGCGTGGCGGACGGTGAGGTCACAGTCCTTCCCCGGTTCCACGCGCTTGACGACGTGCGCATCGCTGGCGTCCCGGCCTGGGTGTCCCGGACCGGGTACACCGGCGAGGATGGGTTCGAGCTGGCTGTCCCCTGGGACGAGGCGCCGCGGGTCTGGTACGCGCTGCTGGAGGCGGGGCAGCCCGAAGGCCTCGTGCCCGCCGGCCTCGGAGCCCGTGACACGCTGCGCCTCGAAGCGGGGTACATGCTCTACGGCAACGACATCGACGAGACCACGACGCCACTGGAAGCGCCGCTGGCCTGGACCGTGAAGTTCGACAAGGGCGAGTTCGTCGGGCGCGAGGCGCTGATCCGTCAGCATACTGAGGGCGTCACGCGGCGGCTGGTTGGTTTCGAAGTGGTGGATCGGGCGATCGCCCGCGCGCACCAGGGGATCTGGGCCGAGGGCGTCCGCATCGGCAGGGTCACCAGCGGCACGTTCGCGCCCACCCTCCAGCGACCTATCGGCCTGGGGTACGTGCCGGTGGCGTACGCTGCGGTCGGGACCAGGCTGGAGATCGAGGCCCGCGGCACGTACGTGCCGGCACGGGTCGTGTCCCTGCCCTTCTACCGACGGCCGACACACTGA
- a CDS encoding phosphoribosyltransferase has translation MVFRDRRDAGRRLGRALVHLRDRDPVVLAIPRGGVVVGREVAAVLGAPLAVVVPRKLRSPYNPELAIGAVAEDGAVFLDEELSRGVAREYVEQEIAVQRAEIARRIQVYRGGAPLPPLDGRTGIVVDDGIATGATMIAALRAVRARGPGWLVAAVPVAPPESLAALAKDADEVVCLSTPALFQAVGQFYEDFTQVDDDEVVALLQVATGPDASDAPS, from the coding sequence ATGGTCTTTCGCGACCGCCGGGATGCAGGACGTCGCCTGGGCCGGGCCCTGGTCCACCTACGCGACCGCGATCCGGTGGTGCTGGCGATTCCGCGCGGCGGCGTCGTGGTCGGACGTGAGGTGGCCGCAGTGCTGGGCGCGCCCCTGGCGGTGGTGGTTCCCCGCAAGCTGCGATCGCCCTATAACCCCGAGCTGGCCATCGGTGCCGTGGCCGAGGACGGTGCGGTCTTCCTCGACGAGGAGCTAAGCCGGGGGGTGGCGCGGGAGTACGTGGAACAGGAGATCGCCGTGCAGCGGGCGGAGATCGCGCGCCGGATTCAGGTGTACCGGGGTGGGGCGCCGCTGCCGCCGTTGGATGGACGCACCGGCATCGTCGTTGACGACGGCATCGCCACCGGTGCCACCATGATCGCCGCGCTACGGGCCGTCCGCGCCCGTGGGCCCGGGTGGCTGGTCGCTGCCGTGCCGGTGGCGCCTCCGGAAAGCCTGGCGGCCCTGGCGAAAGACGCCGACGAGGTGGTCTGCCTGAGCACGCCGGCGCTCTTCCAGGCAGTGGGGCAGTTCTACGAGGACTTCACGCAGGTGGACGACGACGAGGTGGTGGCGTTGCTCCAGGTCGCCACAGGGCCCGATGCGTCCGACGCGCCGTCGTGA
- a CDS encoding DUF4446 family protein, giving the protein MTGRAESWAFAALVGSAMLALVTAWLVVRLRVLTRQLAAVTGAPPLLEQVDRLNSAVDALGRRVDHVAQRMEHIGAQAQRSLQRVGLVRYDAFQDLGGQLSFSIALLDADRNGFVLSVLNGREGARAYAKPVRAGASSAMLSDEERRAIVQA; this is encoded by the coding sequence ATGACGGGACGGGCGGAGTCGTGGGCGTTCGCGGCCCTGGTGGGGAGCGCCATGCTGGCACTGGTGACCGCATGGCTGGTGGTACGTCTCCGTGTACTGACCCGCCAGCTGGCGGCGGTAACCGGTGCGCCGCCGCTGCTGGAGCAGGTCGATCGCCTGAATAGCGCGGTGGACGCGTTGGGCCGCCGGGTGGACCACGTGGCCCAACGGATGGAGCACATCGGAGCACAGGCGCAGCGGAGCCTGCAGCGGGTGGGACTGGTGCGCTACGATGCCTTTCAAGACCTCGGAGGTCAGCTGAGTTTCAGTATTGCGTTGCTCGACGCGGACCGAAACGGGTTCGTGTTGAGCGTGCTGAACGGGCGCGAGGGCGCACGGGCGTACGCGAAACCGGTGCGGGCAGGTGCGTCGTCGGCGATGCTCTCCGACGAGGAGCGGCGCGCCATCGTGCAGGCGTAG